A window of the Marinifilum sp. JC120 genome harbors these coding sequences:
- a CDS encoding DUF3365 domain-containing protein, with product MKSLRNFRSALSDKKKFLKVAVLFLLIIMTVWVVLFYVARQYIVTQAEDKIKEILLVHKGMHHYVQEIMHPALYKYKDGKKITEDFYAPELFSSSFIIRNLHGFYNQEKSAAGDDEVYYKMAANNPRNKVNKADPLECDLIEMFNKNRDMNEYRDIVSVNGTQYLYVAIPFLENTKGCLVCHGKREDAPAQLREIYKGAGGYDEELGIVRAVISIRAPLNKELLDMYIVGVALFSGVAVLVGSLLFSNKLRGVVNRRTAKLKQEIEVRTQAEQEVEKLRNYLSNIIDSMPSLIIGVTPDGIVTQWNIKAGRDFGVLKEEALGKPLGLVAPRLADEMDRVRKAVQSRTVQCESKHVRRENGDVQYEDITIYPLLANGVESAVIRIDNVTERVNLEQVLVQSEKMMSVGGLAAGMAHEINNPLAGILGSAYNIKKRVFADLKANRNAADECGVHLELVQEYLKMRKVDRMLESIQESGKRAASIVENMLSFSRKTDRKMDLFDLSTLIDKTLDLAANDYNLKKLYDFRHIKIVREFKPGMNRVLCDGNEMQQVFLNLFKNGAEAMTEKNYGDDKPCFHCRVFEEDGLAVVEVEDNGPGIDEATRLRIFEPFYTTKSVGKGTGLGLSVSYFIIADQHNGSMTVESKLGEGTKFIIRLPFDDETDKA from the coding sequence ATGAAATCATTACGAAATTTTCGATCTGCTTTATCCGACAAAAAGAAATTTTTGAAGGTCGCAGTCCTTTTTTTGCTGATTATCATGACTGTGTGGGTCGTCCTTTTTTATGTGGCGCGACAATATATCGTCACTCAGGCGGAGGACAAGATCAAGGAGATTCTGTTGGTCCACAAAGGGATGCACCATTATGTGCAGGAAATTATGCACCCGGCATTATACAAGTATAAGGATGGTAAAAAGATAACAGAAGATTTTTACGCGCCGGAGCTTTTTTCCTCTTCTTTCATAATCAGGAATCTGCACGGATTTTATAATCAGGAAAAAAGTGCTGCCGGAGATGATGAAGTCTATTACAAGATGGCGGCCAACAACCCTCGCAATAAAGTTAACAAGGCAGATCCACTTGAATGTGATTTGATTGAGATGTTCAATAAGAACCGGGATATGAATGAATACCGGGATATTGTCAGTGTCAATGGAACACAATATTTGTACGTAGCAATTCCTTTTCTTGAGAACACTAAGGGGTGCCTTGTCTGCCATGGTAAGCGCGAAGATGCCCCGGCTCAGTTGCGTGAAATATATAAGGGGGCCGGGGGGTATGACGAGGAACTAGGAATTGTCAGGGCAGTAATCTCAATCAGGGCTCCTTTGAATAAAGAACTCCTTGATATGTACATCGTCGGTGTAGCTCTGTTTTCCGGGGTGGCGGTTCTTGTGGGATCGCTTCTTTTCAGTAACAAGCTAAGGGGAGTGGTTAACAGGCGGACCGCCAAGTTAAAGCAGGAAATTGAAGTGCGTACACAGGCGGAGCAGGAAGTGGAAAAGCTGCGCAATTATCTTTCCAACATTATTGATTCAATGCCCTCGCTAATAATCGGGGTTACCCCTGACGGGATTGTTACCCAATGGAACATTAAAGCGGGCCGCGATTTCGGGGTATTAAAAGAAGAAGCTCTTGGCAAGCCGTTAGGGCTTGTCGCCCCTCGTTTAGCGGATGAAATGGACAGGGTGCGTAAGGCCGTGCAATCCCGCACTGTGCAATGTGAATCCAAGCATGTGCGTAGGGAAAACGGGGATGTTCAGTACGAGGATATTACTATTTATCCTTTGCTCGCCAACGGTGTTGAAAGTGCCGTTATCCGTATTGATAATGTGACGGAGCGAGTGAATCTGGAGCAGGTCTTGGTCCAGTCTGAGAAAATGATGTCTGTGGGCGGGCTTGCCGCGGGAATGGCTCATGAAATTAATAATCCGCTGGCTGGGATACTCGGTAGTGCATACAACATAAAGAAGCGGGTCTTTGCCGACCTAAAAGCCAACCGGAACGCGGCCGATGAGTGCGGGGTCCACCTTGAACTTGTTCAGGAATACTTGAAGATGAGAAAGGTTGACCGGATGCTTGAATCAATTCAGGAGAGCGGCAAACGTGCGGCTTCAATTGTTGAGAATATGCTCAGCTTCAGCCGTAAGACTGACAGGAAGATGGATTTGTTTGACCTCTCTACTCTTATAGATAAAACACTTGATCTGGCAGCCAATGACTATAATTTAAAAAAACTGTACGATTTTAGACATATAAAAATAGTGCGCGAATTTAAGCCGGGAATGAACCGGGTTTTGTGCGACGGTAATGAAATGCAGCAGGTCTTTTTAAATTTGTTCAAGAATGGTGCAGAAGCCATGACCGAAAAAAACTACGGTGACGACAAACCCTGTTTTCATTGCAGAGTCTTCGAGGAAGACGGGCTGGCCGTTGTGGAGGTTGAAGATAATGGTCCAGGAATAGACGAAGCTACCCGTCTACGGATTTTTGAACCGTTTTACACCACTAAGTCTGTGGGCAAGGGGACCGGACTGGGGCTTTCTGTTTCCTATTTTATCATTGCCGATCAGCACAATGGCAGTATGACCGTTGAGTCGAAACTCGGAGAAGGAACTAAGTTTATTATCAGACTTCCTTTTGATGACGAGACCGACAAAGCTTAG
- a CDS encoding class I SAM-dependent methyltransferase, translating to MKSKTTVRKAFTGDHVQQYDQKSLKANWLDPDIVFGLAFRYVTPGESILDVGIGTGLSSILFHQAGLEVHGLDFSNEMLEVCADKAFASSLAKHDISIAPYPLEKESINHAVCTGLTHLFSDLGVLFSEVNRVLIKDGIFAFVVADANADEPDGYALSCQKEQNPKIKFHRHSQDALDKLYLSHGFEQLNFLNFTASSIGRQKRTYRACVVRKK from the coding sequence ATGAAAAGCAAAACCACGGTAAGAAAAGCATTCACCGGGGATCATGTACAGCAGTATGACCAGAAATCTCTAAAAGCCAACTGGCTGGACCCGGACATCGTATTCGGCCTTGCTTTCCGCTATGTAACTCCGGGCGAAAGTATCCTTGATGTTGGTATCGGCACAGGTCTGTCATCAATTCTTTTTCATCAAGCCGGACTTGAAGTCCACGGCCTTGATTTTTCGAATGAAATGCTTGAGGTCTGCGCAGACAAAGCATTTGCAAGCAGCCTTGCAAAACATGACATCAGCATTGCTCCGTATCCGCTGGAAAAGGAATCAATAAATCATGCTGTTTGCACCGGATTGACCCATCTTTTCAGTGATCTTGGGGTTCTTTTCTCAGAAGTAAACCGTGTGCTGATTAAAGATGGGATTTTTGCCTTTGTAGTGGCAGATGCAAACGCAGATGAACCGGACGGATATGCCTTGAGCTGCCAGAAAGAACAAAATCCAAAAATAAAATTCCACCGCCATTCACAAGATGCTCTGGACAAACTGTATCTGAGTCACGGATTTGAACAACTCAACTTCTTGAACTTTACAGCATCATCAATCGGCAGGCAGAAAAGAACCTACCGGGCCTGCGTTGTGCGAAAAAAATAA
- the nagA gene encoding N-acetylglucosamine-6-phosphate deacetylase — protein MYALVNCKIYTGNEVLNNSAVLINGKRISAVVEPEDIPAKTKRIDLEGAILAPGFIDLQLNGCGGVFFNDDISGETLERMSGAIISTGCTSFLPTLVSAPEEDMLKAMEVVREYRLNSPDIVLGLHLEGPYLSRKRKGIHNPEMIKSPDEKVLLRIVELGPEVTRMCTMAPEVVSPEQVSMLEDTGIRVSAGHSAAPCPRAREMFRAGISMATHLFNGMEPLQGREPSLVGAVYLEKPWTGIIVDGVHVSWDNVELAKNIVGNKLFCITDATSAIVSEQTEFVLGNQTVYVKDGKCAAADGTIGGSMLTMDKAVYNCVHHVGIELDETLRMTSLYPAQAIGIDHEFGRIAKGYRADLVALETNSLEVRAVFKNGEPLDL, from the coding sequence ATGTACGCACTTGTAAATTGCAAAATATATACGGGCAATGAAGTACTGAATAATTCAGCAGTGCTAATCAACGGAAAGCGCATCAGCGCAGTGGTTGAACCGGAAGACATACCAGCTAAAACAAAACGGATAGATCTTGAAGGGGCAATCCTTGCCCCCGGATTCATAGACCTCCAGCTCAACGGCTGCGGAGGCGTATTTTTCAATGACGACATTTCAGGAGAAACGCTGGAGCGTATGTCCGGCGCGATTATCTCTACAGGCTGTACCTCCTTCCTGCCCACACTGGTCAGCGCGCCGGAAGAAGACATGCTCAAGGCCATGGAAGTGGTCCGAGAATATCGGTTAAATTCACCGGACATAGTGCTCGGACTGCATCTGGAAGGTCCATACCTTAGCCGCAAACGCAAAGGCATCCACAACCCGGAGATGATCAAATCCCCGGATGAAAAAGTTCTTTTACGCATTGTGGAACTCGGGCCGGAAGTAACCAGAATGTGCACTATGGCCCCGGAAGTGGTTTCACCAGAACAGGTAAGCATGCTTGAAGATACCGGAATCAGGGTTTCCGCCGGACACAGTGCTGCACCCTGCCCCCGGGCACGGGAAATGTTCCGGGCCGGCATAAGTATGGCCACCCATCTTTTCAACGGTATGGAACCGCTTCAGGGCCGCGAACCAAGCCTTGTCGGGGCCGTTTACCTTGAAAAACCGTGGACCGGGATCATCGTGGATGGAGTGCATGTTTCATGGGATAATGTGGAGCTTGCCAAAAATATCGTGGGCAACAAACTTTTCTGTATCACCGACGCTACATCCGCAATTGTTTCCGAACAGACCGAATTCGTGCTCGGCAACCAGACTGTTTATGTTAAGGATGGCAAATGCGCAGCAGCTGACGGCACCATCGGAGGCTCCATGCTGACCATGGACAAAGCGGTTTACAATTGCGTTCACCATGTGGGCATTGAACTGGATGAAACCTTACGCATGACCTCCCTGTATCCAGCCCAAGCTATCGGTATCGATCATGAATTCGGACGGATAGCAAAGGGATATAGGGCTGATCTGGTGGCCTTGGAAACAAATTCACTGGAAGTGCGTGCGGTGTTCAAAAACGGGGAACCACTGGACCTGTAG
- a CDS encoding glucosamine-6-phosphate deaminase, producing the protein MRLIPVINNPGWWAAHYVAGKIKNFSPSKEKPFVLGLPTGGTPISMYNELINLHRAGKVSFEHVITFNMDEYVGLPEDHPQSYHYYMYDNFFNHVDIPKNNINLLDGNAPDPEAECEAYEQKIKNYGGVNIFVGGVGTDGHIAFNEPASSLSSRTRIKTLTVETRTANSRFFDDNMETVPKYALTVGVGTLLDSREVIILASGLNKALAVSYAVEHGVNHLWTVSALQLHRKGILVCDENATMELKVKTLKYFKQIEADNLQEPK; encoded by the coding sequence ATGAGACTCATTCCAGTTATAAACAATCCGGGCTGGTGGGCCGCCCATTATGTAGCAGGAAAAATCAAAAACTTTTCCCCCAGCAAAGAAAAACCCTTTGTGCTGGGACTGCCCACCGGGGGGACCCCCATAAGCATGTACAACGAACTGATAAACCTGCATCGAGCCGGAAAGGTCAGCTTCGAGCATGTCATAACATTTAATATGGATGAATATGTCGGCCTACCCGAAGACCATCCCCAAAGCTATCACTATTACATGTATGATAACTTTTTCAACCATGTAGATATCCCAAAAAACAACATAAATTTGCTGGATGGCAATGCCCCCGACCCGGAAGCGGAATGTGAAGCTTATGAACAGAAAATAAAGAATTACGGCGGAGTTAATATTTTCGTCGGCGGCGTGGGAACCGACGGACATATAGCCTTCAACGAACCGGCCTCTTCACTTTCCTCCCGTACCCGTATCAAGACTCTAACCGTTGAAACCCGTACGGCCAACTCCCGTTTTTTCGATGACAACATGGAGACCGTGCCTAAATACGCTCTCACCGTAGGGGTCGGGACCCTGCTCGACTCAAGAGAAGTTATCATCCTTGCTTCCGGCCTGAACAAAGCTCTGGCCGTATCATATGCGGTAGAACACGGTGTAAACCACCTCTGGACCGTCTCGGCCCTGCAACTGCACCGCAAAGGCATCCTTGTCTGTGACGAAAATGCCACCATGGAACTGAAAGTAAAGACGCTGAAATATTTTAAGCAGATAGAAGCAGACAACCTGCAAGAACCCAAATAG
- a CDS encoding PTS glucose transporter subunit IIA — protein sequence MRILEGLQKLGRSLMLPIAVLPVAALMLRLGAGDLLDIPFVFQAGNAIFSNLPLIFAIGVAVGLSKDNAGASALAGGIGYLVFTAAIGSLNKDINMGVLSGIIMGICAGLLYNRFYNIKLVEWLAFFGGRRFVPIATSGCALVLAYLFSFAWPPIQGVIDAVANWVIGSGPVGTFVYGTLNRLLIPTGLHHIMNNIVWFQFGDFTNAAGQVVHGDLHRFFASDPTAGGFMSGFFPIMMFGLPAAALAIYRTAKPENRAMIGGILFSVAFTAFLTGVTEPIEYMFMFIAPALYAVHALLTGVSLALCSIFNIKLGFGFSAGAIDYVLNYGLATNPLMGLALGGVFFVVYYFLFTFAIKFFDLKTPGREEDDTLVPVDISDEDTLNLAQSCIRELGGPANLVNIDSCITRLRLEVKDPSAVNEDGLKRCGAKGVVRVGEKGVQVILGTQAELVAMAMGGMQREESELAAEGSIALYAPIEGEIVSIEDVPDPVFADKVVGDGVAIIPSGDTMCAPADGVIGKIFKANHAFSMETEDGVELFVHFGIDTVALKGEGFTRVAEEGASVKKGDPVIRYDLALLREKVSSVVTPVVVSNVDDYAAITKMTGKVVIGSPILTLKKK from the coding sequence ATGAGGATTTTGGAAGGATTGCAGAAACTGGGTCGTTCATTAATGCTACCCATCGCTGTGCTGCCGGTGGCGGCCTTGATGCTGCGTCTGGGGGCCGGAGACCTGCTTGATATTCCATTTGTTTTTCAGGCCGGGAATGCAATTTTCTCCAATCTGCCGCTGATATTCGCCATCGGTGTGGCTGTAGGTCTTTCCAAAGATAATGCAGGTGCTTCGGCTCTGGCTGGGGGGATCGGCTACCTTGTTTTTACCGCCGCCATCGGCAGTTTGAATAAAGATATTAATATGGGGGTTCTTTCCGGGATCATCATGGGTATTTGCGCCGGACTGCTTTACAACCGCTTTTACAATATAAAACTGGTGGAGTGGCTGGCTTTCTTCGGTGGACGAAGATTTGTCCCGATTGCTACTTCCGGTTGTGCACTGGTCTTGGCATATCTTTTCAGTTTCGCCTGGCCTCCCATTCAGGGCGTGATCGACGCTGTCGCTAACTGGGTTATCGGTTCCGGTCCTGTGGGAACTTTTGTTTATGGTACCCTGAATAGGCTGCTCATCCCCACCGGATTGCATCACATTATGAACAACATTGTCTGGTTCCAGTTTGGTGATTTCACTAATGCCGCCGGGCAGGTTGTGCACGGTGACCTGCATAGATTTTTTGCCAGTGACCCCACTGCCGGTGGATTTATGTCCGGTTTTTTCCCGATTATGATGTTCGGTCTTCCCGCTGCTGCACTGGCTATTTACCGGACCGCCAAGCCTGAAAACCGGGCCATGATCGGTGGTATCCTTTTTTCCGTAGCCTTTACCGCTTTTCTTACCGGTGTGACTGAACCCATCGAATACATGTTCATGTTCATTGCTCCGGCTCTTTATGCTGTACATGCATTGTTGACCGGGGTGTCACTGGCCTTGTGTTCCATCTTTAACATTAAGCTGGGATTCGGTTTTTCAGCTGGTGCCATCGACTATGTGCTGAACTATGGACTGGCCACCAATCCCCTGATGGGACTGGCTCTGGGCGGCGTATTTTTTGTGGTTTATTATTTCCTTTTTACTTTTGCCATTAAGTTTTTTGATCTTAAGACTCCCGGTCGTGAAGAGGATGATACCCTTGTTCCGGTCGATATTTCCGATGAAGATACCCTTAATCTGGCTCAGTCCTGCATCCGTGAACTTGGTGGGCCTGCAAACCTTGTTAATATTGATTCATGTATCACCAGACTTCGTTTGGAAGTGAAGGACCCGTCTGCTGTAAACGAAGACGGCCTCAAGCGTTGCGGAGCCAAAGGTGTTGTCCGCGTCGGTGAAAAGGGTGTTCAGGTTATTCTGGGTACTCAGGCTGAACTGGTCGCCATGGCCATGGGCGGCATGCAGCGCGAAGAGAGTGAGCTTGCAGCAGAAGGCAGCATCGCTCTTTATGCTCCCATCGAAGGTGAGATCGTGTCCATCGAAGACGTGCCTGATCCGGTTTTCGCGGATAAGGTCGTGGGTGACGGCGTGGCGATTATTCCTTCCGGTGACACCATGTGTGCCCCTGCGGACGGTGTGATTGGAAAGATTTTCAAGGCTAACCATGCCTTCAGCATGGAAACTGAAGATGGAGTTGAACTTTTTGTTCATTTCGGTATTGATACCGTTGCGCTCAAAGGAGAAGGCTTCACCCGTGTGGCTGAAGAAGGTGCATCCGTTAAGAAGGGCGATCCGGTGATCCGCTACGATCTCGCTCTGCTGCGTGAAAAGGTAAGTTCTGTGGTAACTCCTGTTGTTGTAAGCAATGTTGATGATTATGCTGCAATAACCAAGATGACCGGCAAGGTCGTGATTGGAAGCCCGATCCTGACTCTCAAGAAAAAATAG
- a CDS encoding HPr family phosphocarrier protein, which yields MAEKKITITAEDGLHVRPASEFVKLAKGYEADIKVTVGGKSANAKSLFKLQLLELVKGAELHLEASGSDEQEAVDSLAEFLSSIK from the coding sequence ATGGCTGAAAAGAAAATTACCATCACTGCGGAAGACGGCCTGCACGTCAGGCCTGCATCTGAGTTCGTCAAACTTGCCAAGGGTTATGAAGCCGACATCAAGGTCACTGTTGGCGGCAAATCTGCCAATGCCAAAAGTCTTTTCAAGCTGCAACTGCTGGAGCTGGTCAAAGGTGCGGAGCTGCACCTTGAGGCTTCCGGTAGTGATGAACAGGAAGCAGTGGACAGTCTTGCTGAATTTTTAAGCTCGATCAAATAA
- the ptsP gene encoding phosphoenolpyruvate--protein phosphotransferase: MVCGIAVSPGVALATALVVMKDDVSFDRSPVAPRAIDKEVERFKLAVEESAKQLTQIAAQVEKKLGADKAAIFEGHLMLVEDEEFSEAVIEKIREQRFPAPAAVEDVVSEHAAAMEELEDEYLRARAADIRDLGHRLLLNCLGISPQGLELIDEEVIIVAEDLTPSQTAVLDTAKVRGIITEKGNRTSHTAIMAASMEIPAIVAAENATSLIKDGDMVGLDAEHNRILVNPTSSQLDQIRYQQEQYQIERKQLEELRDQPAMTTDGVQIKLAANIGSPSESGPAVSKGAEGVGLYRVEFLFMEKSESPDEEEQYQAFKSVVDDMQGRPVVIRTLDVGGDKDLPYLALPEEANPFLGCRGIRLCFERPGLLVKQLRALLRVGVHGDVRILIPMISALDEVRRFKEFLAEAKTSLEHDGIPHAETLPVGVMIETPAAVFLAPHLIRETDFFSIGTNDLTQYTLAVDRQNERIADLFEQLSPAVLMSIKQATDAAREEGKSVCVCGQMAGDVLSSLLLIGLGVEELSMSPVHIPRVKSAIRKHSRAELRELARKVLGLATAGEVRAKLEKYLR, encoded by the coding sequence ATGGTTTGCGGAATTGCTGTTTCCCCCGGTGTGGCTCTTGCTACTGCTTTGGTGGTGATGAAAGATGATGTAAGTTTTGATAGGTCGCCTGTGGCTCCCAGAGCTATCGATAAGGAAGTGGAAAGGTTCAAGCTTGCTGTGGAGGAATCCGCAAAACAGTTGACCCAAATTGCGGCACAGGTGGAGAAGAAGCTTGGCGCCGATAAGGCCGCAATCTTTGAGGGACACCTGATGTTGGTGGAAGATGAGGAATTTTCCGAAGCGGTTATCGAGAAGATCCGCGAACAGCGTTTTCCCGCTCCGGCTGCGGTTGAAGACGTCGTCAGCGAACACGCCGCAGCCATGGAAGAACTGGAAGATGAATATCTGCGTGCTCGTGCCGCTGATATTCGTGATCTCGGGCACCGTTTGTTGCTGAATTGTCTGGGTATCTCCCCGCAGGGACTGGAGCTGATTGATGAGGAAGTAATCATCGTTGCTGAGGACCTGACTCCTTCTCAGACTGCCGTTCTTGATACAGCCAAGGTCAGGGGGATCATTACCGAGAAGGGCAACCGCACTTCGCATACTGCCATCATGGCCGCGTCCATGGAAATCCCGGCCATTGTAGCAGCTGAGAATGCCACCTCACTGATTAAGGATGGCGATATGGTAGGTCTCGACGCCGAACATAACCGTATTCTGGTTAATCCCACTTCATCCCAGCTTGATCAGATCAGATATCAACAGGAACAATACCAGATTGAGCGTAAGCAGCTTGAGGAACTCCGTGACCAGCCCGCAATGACCACAGATGGCGTGCAGATCAAGCTGGCAGCGAATATCGGTTCTCCTTCTGAAAGCGGACCTGCTGTTTCCAAAGGTGCTGAAGGCGTGGGGTTGTACCGGGTTGAATTTCTGTTCATGGAAAAGAGTGAATCCCCGGATGAGGAAGAGCAGTATCAGGCTTTTAAGTCCGTGGTGGATGATATGCAGGGCAGGCCTGTGGTTATCCGCACTCTTGATGTGGGCGGGGATAAGGATCTGCCTTATCTGGCCCTGCCGGAAGAGGCCAATCCTTTTCTTGGCTGCCGGGGTATACGGCTTTGTTTTGAGCGTCCCGGATTATTGGTCAAGCAGTTGCGGGCCTTATTGCGGGTCGGAGTGCATGGTGATGTGCGCATCCTGATTCCCATGATTTCAGCTCTTGATGAAGTTCGTAGATTCAAGGAATTTCTGGCTGAAGCTAAGACCTCCCTTGAACATGACGGAATTCCTCACGCGGAAACACTGCCTGTAGGAGTGATGATCGAGACTCCGGCAGCGGTATTCCTTGCTCCGCACCTGATTCGCGAAACCGATTTTTTCAGTATCGGAACTAATGATCTAACTCAGTACACCCTTGCGGTGGACCGCCAGAATGAACGTATTGCCGATTTGTTTGAGCAGCTTTCACCTGCGGTGCTTATGTCCATCAAACAGGCCACTGACGCCGCCCGTGAAGAGGGCAAATCCGTATGCGTTTGCGGGCAGATGGCCGGGGATGTGCTTTCATCGCTGCTGTTGATCGGTCTTGGGGTGGAAGAACTGAGCATGAGCCCGGTTCATATCCCACGGGTAAAGAGTGCCATTCGCAAGCACAGCCGTGCAGAACTGCGTGAGCTTGCGCGCAAGGTTCTGGGGCTGGCTACGGCAGGCGAGGTCCGGGCCAAGCTGGAAAAATATTTGAGATAA
- a CDS encoding ROK family transcriptional regulator: MRAANRDMMRAINRCNILRTIRMGVSISRKDIAAQTGLSLATVTSITAEFIKEGIVYEKEAVSSASGRPPVLLALNPDGAFVAGAYISAEKINVVIINLEAKVVGSHFVRLSPGINSPEEIIELLAKAIKTCRLDKGFIPDDIVGLGLGIPGLVNHREGLIHFHPGFNRGAGWEDVPFSSLVEQETGFQTFIENSSNTLAIYEQWFGDARGCENFFVVTLEHGIGLGLIVNGRLVRGWKGMAGELGHVSCYQNEQPCRCGLTGCLEAVGSNFSILRDAKQLAKEEIWLPANPENIKIEDVIDAAKKGNPKLQEIFNQAGTILGKRISDLTRVLDPEKVIITGKSYLAKDMLFAPLNKAMESRSCEVFGQIPELIIRPWKEENYARGAGALVLEKLHQSCAIPEDF; this comes from the coding sequence ATGCGAGCTGCCAACAGGGACATGATGCGGGCCATCAACCGCTGCAATATTCTCAGGACCATCAGGATGGGAGTCAGCATTTCCAGAAAGGATATTGCTGCCCAGACCGGGCTGAGCCTCGCCACGGTTACAAGCATCACCGCAGAATTCATCAAGGAAGGAATAGTCTATGAAAAAGAGGCTGTCTCCTCTGCATCAGGCAGACCTCCGGTATTGCTGGCCCTAAACCCCGACGGTGCTTTTGTAGCCGGGGCCTACATCTCAGCTGAAAAAATCAACGTGGTCATAATCAACCTCGAAGCCAAAGTTGTCGGGTCGCACTTTGTTCGGCTAAGCCCCGGCATCAATTCCCCGGAAGAAATAATCGAACTGCTGGCTAAGGCCATAAAGACCTGCCGTCTAGACAAAGGGTTCATCCCCGATGACATCGTCGGGCTGGGTCTGGGAATTCCCGGACTGGTCAACCACCGGGAAGGGCTTATCCACTTTCATCCCGGTTTCAACCGTGGAGCAGGTTGGGAAGATGTGCCCTTCAGCAGCCTTGTGGAACAGGAAACAGGATTCCAGACATTTATTGAGAACAGCTCCAACACCCTCGCCATCTATGAGCAGTGGTTCGGAGATGCACGCGGCTGTGAAAATTTCTTTGTGGTCACCCTTGAACACGGCATCGGACTGGGACTGATCGTTAACGGCAGGCTGGTGCGCGGCTGGAAAGGTATGGCCGGGGAACTGGGCCATGTAAGCTGCTACCAGAACGAACAGCCGTGCAGGTGTGGACTGACCGGATGCCTTGAAGCTGTCGGCTCAAATTTCTCTATCCTGCGGGATGCAAAGCAGTTGGCAAAAGAAGAAATATGGCTACCTGCGAATCCTGAAAATATAAAAATAGAAGACGTCATTGACGCAGCGAAAAAAGGCAATCCCAAATTACAAGAAATATTTAATCAGGCCGGAACCATACTCGGAAAGCGAATTTCTGACCTGACCCGAGTGCTGGACCCGGAAAAAGTCATCATCACCGGTAAAAGCTATCTGGCAAAAGACATGCTTTTCGCGCCGCTGAATAAAGCAATGGAAAGCCGATCCTGCGAGGTCTTCGGGCAAATACCGGAACTGATAATCCGCCCGTGGAAGGAAGAAAATTACGCCCGCGGGGCAGGAGCACTGGTGCTGGAAAAACTGCACCAGAGCTGCGCTATCCCCGAAGATTTTTAA
- a CDS encoding GntR family transcriptional regulator, translating to MEKIRYYQIVRDLILKRLASGELSPGDKLPSERTLCAELSLNRNTIRHALLKLQRDGKIFRLERKGWYVNPIRMVYNPADHVNFAQLAASQGRKAEWSTEDNGIITIEEEMDTYTDEGFAAGTEVYSMENTFFIDGQQVARTLNYLNADKLEGIIPKTTDRAMTQVVEEDYGISLKQRNLLIRPLLLPRDVTSNLGIPHGSPGIYVRRIKTDGKDTVLTVEHEYWRFDAIELRVDQT from the coding sequence ATGGAAAAAATACGTTATTACCAGATAGTCCGCGACCTAATTCTGAAACGTCTCGCATCCGGAGAACTCAGTCCGGGCGATAAACTGCCCTCCGAAAGAACTCTCTGCGCTGAGCTTTCTCTAAACAGAAATACAATCCGCCACGCATTGCTAAAGCTGCAACGGGACGGAAAAATTTTCAGACTGGAACGAAAAGGCTGGTACGTGAATCCCATCCGCATGGTCTACAACCCGGCAGACCACGTGAACTTCGCCCAACTGGCCGCGTCGCAGGGGCGCAAGGCGGAATGGAGTACTGAAGACAACGGCATCATCACCATTGAAGAAGAAATGGATACATATACAGATGAAGGGTTCGCTGCCGGAACCGAAGTTTATTCCATGGAGAACACTTTTTTCATAGATGGTCAGCAAGTTGCCCGGACGCTAAACTATCTAAATGCGGACAAACTTGAAGGAATTATCCCCAAGACTACCGACCGAGCCATGACCCAAGTCGTAGAAGAAGATTACGGAATAAGTCTCAAACAGCGAAATCTGCTGATCAGACCGCTGCTGCTGCCACGGGACGTGACCTCAAATCTGGGTATCCCGCACGGCTCTCCGGGGATCTACGTTAGGCGAATCAAGACAGACGGCAAAGACACCGTGCTGACTGTGGAACATGAGTACTGGCGTTTTGACGCCATCGAACTACGCGTGGATCAGACATAA